The Lactobacillus sp. CBA3605 genome contains a region encoding:
- the purF gene encoding amidophosphoribosyltransferase, with amino-acid sequence MPTEVKGLNEECGLFGVWGSPDAAQLTYFGLHALQHRGQEGAGITANDHGVLQSERGLGLLADVFRNPAKLARLTGTAAVGHVRYATAGNHGLENIQPLEFNFSDAQFALAHNGNLTNAVTLRRDLEADGAIFHASSDSEILMHLIRRSSAPTLTGQLKAGLRQVHGGFAYLLLTNDRLFAALDPNGFRPLVVGQLPTGGYVVCSETCALDAVGATFIQDVHPGELLTIDQNGIKIDHYTTQTQLAICSMEFIYFARPDSDIYGVNVHSARKRMGARLAQEKPVDADIVVGVPNSSLSAATGYAEASGLPYEMGLIKNQYSSRTFIQPTQALREQGVRMKLSAVKGVVAGKRVVLIDDSIVRGTTSRRIVALLKAAGAKEVHLRIASPPLRYPCFYGIDIQTTKELIAAQQTIPEMCHTFGADSLGFLSEAGVIESVGLPVTAPYGGLCMAYFNGDYPTPLYDYQAEYDEEIRQLQKSQSRSD; translated from the coding sequence GTGCCTACTGAAGTAAAAGGATTAAATGAAGAATGTGGTTTATTTGGCGTCTGGGGGTCACCAGATGCCGCCCAACTCACGTATTTTGGATTACATGCGTTGCAACATCGTGGTCAAGAAGGTGCCGGTATTACGGCCAATGACCACGGGGTACTTCAATCAGAACGCGGCTTGGGGTTGTTAGCGGATGTCTTTCGCAATCCAGCGAAATTGGCACGTTTGACCGGTACTGCGGCAGTTGGTCATGTGCGTTATGCGACTGCTGGTAATCACGGGTTAGAAAATATCCAACCACTAGAATTTAATTTTAGCGATGCCCAGTTTGCATTAGCGCATAACGGTAATTTAACGAATGCGGTGACATTGCGCCGAGACTTAGAGGCGGATGGGGCAATTTTTCATGCCAGTTCTGATAGTGAGATTTTAATGCACTTGATTCGACGCAGTTCAGCGCCAACGTTGACTGGTCAATTAAAGGCTGGCTTGCGACAAGTGCATGGTGGATTTGCTTACTTATTGTTGACTAATGATCGCTTATTCGCTGCCCTTGACCCGAATGGTTTTCGGCCATTAGTTGTCGGGCAGTTACCTACTGGTGGCTATGTCGTTTGTAGTGAAACCTGTGCGCTAGATGCAGTTGGCGCAACTTTCATCCAAGATGTGCATCCGGGGGAGCTTTTAACGATTGATCAAAATGGCATCAAGATTGACCATTATACGACGCAGACCCAACTCGCTATTTGTTCGATGGAATTTATTTATTTTGCGCGCCCGGATTCAGATATTTATGGGGTGAATGTGCATTCAGCTCGGAAACGGATGGGCGCAAGGTTGGCTCAGGAAAAACCAGTGGATGCTGATATTGTTGTCGGCGTTCCTAATTCGTCGTTGTCAGCAGCGACCGGGTATGCGGAAGCCAGTGGATTGCCATACGAAATGGGGCTGATTAAGAACCAGTATTCATCCCGGACATTTATTCAACCAACCCAAGCGTTAAGAGAGCAAGGGGTCCGCATGAAGCTATCCGCTGTCAAAGGGGTCGTCGCGGGTAAACGGGTGGTCTTGATTGATGATTCGATTGTGCGCGGTACCACGAGTCGGCGAATCGTTGCGTTATTAAAGGCCGCTGGCGCGAAAGAAGTTCATTTACGGATTGCGTCACCGCCTTTACGTTATCCTTGCTTTTACGGCATTGATATTCAAACGACGAAGGAGTTAATTGCAGCCCAACAAACAATTCCCGAGATGTGTCACACATTTGGAGCGGATTCCTTGGGATTCTTGAGTGAGGCCGGTGTGATTGAGTCGGTAGGCTTACCAGTTACGGCGCCATATGGTGGGCTCTGTATGGCGTACTTTAATGGTGACTACCCAACCCCCTTATATGATTATCAAGCCGAATATGATGAAGAAATTCGCCAGTTGCAAAAAAGCCAATCAAGGAGTGATTAG
- the purL gene encoding phosphoribosylformylglycinamidine synthase subunit PurL has translation MLKTTELTPEALRDTQAYRDWGLTDAEYQLISKEVLGRLPNYTEAGLFSGMWSEHCSYKNSKPVLKKFWTQGEQVLEGPGEGAGIIDIGDGQAVVFKAESHNHPSAVEPYEGAATGVGGIIRDIFSMGAKPIALLDSLRFGEPTDAHTKYLISQVVAGIGGYGNCIGIPTIGGDTAFDACYQKNPLVNAMCVGILNQADIQKGQATGIGNSVIYVGAKTGRDGINGASFASAEFNDAQTTQRSAVQVGDPFMEKLLMDACLEVIHDHAAVLIGIQDMGAAGLVSSSAEMASKAGSGLELNLDLVPQRESDMTPYELMLSESQERMLLCVKAGAEAEIYHVFEKYGLSAVTIGHVTPGHQYQLFQHGQLVADVPVDALATQAPVYQREKKRPSRLSQASHHQFMPRIVDATGALKKLLQQPTIASKKAIYETYDSQVQTNTVVKPGSDAGVIRIRHTDKALAVTTDVNGRYLYLNPRIGGEIAVAEAARNIVASGGQPLGITDCLNYGDPTKPEQFYDLDESVLGIARACQLFNTPVISGNVSLNNESNGAAIYPTPMIGMVGLIKHQRDITTQAFKQAGDAVYVLGQTGADFNGSELQKMLTGEIAGDLFDFDLVTEHQNQRLMLRAIQKGLVASAHDVSEGGLITAIAEACFDNALGVQLTSTMPAAHFFAETQSRFVISVSADQQAEFDNLMGNYATYLGQTTTADRLLVATADQTFDLPVSFAKRLWEGALPCLLK, from the coding sequence ATGCTTAAAACGACTGAATTGACGCCGGAAGCCTTGCGTGATACGCAAGCTTATCGGGATTGGGGCCTTACCGATGCGGAATATCAGCTCATTAGTAAAGAGGTGTTGGGCCGGTTACCTAATTATACTGAGGCTGGCTTATTCTCTGGAATGTGGAGTGAACACTGTTCCTATAAGAACTCCAAACCAGTCTTAAAAAAGTTTTGGACCCAAGGTGAGCAAGTGTTAGAAGGGCCCGGCGAAGGTGCTGGCATTATTGATATTGGCGATGGTCAGGCGGTCGTTTTTAAAGCCGAAAGTCATAATCATCCGTCCGCTGTTGAACCTTATGAGGGCGCGGCGACCGGAGTTGGTGGCATTATTCGCGACATCTTCTCGATGGGTGCCAAACCAATTGCTTTACTGGATAGTTTACGGTTCGGTGAACCAACTGATGCCCATACTAAATATTTGATTTCACAAGTTGTTGCCGGAATTGGTGGCTATGGTAATTGTATTGGCATTCCCACAATTGGTGGTGATACTGCTTTTGACGCGTGTTACCAAAAGAATCCCTTAGTGAATGCAATGTGTGTCGGTATTTTGAATCAAGCGGATATTCAAAAGGGGCAGGCTACTGGTATTGGCAATAGCGTGATTTACGTGGGAGCTAAAACGGGTCGTGATGGTATTAACGGGGCATCTTTTGCCTCCGCTGAATTTAACGATGCGCAAACAACACAACGGTCGGCCGTTCAAGTTGGCGATCCATTTATGGAAAAACTGTTAATGGATGCCTGCTTAGAAGTTATCCATGACCATGCTGCAGTCCTAATCGGGATTCAAGATATGGGCGCCGCAGGTCTGGTTTCGTCATCGGCCGAAATGGCGTCCAAGGCTGGTAGTGGTTTGGAATTAAACCTGGACTTAGTGCCACAACGTGAAAGTGACATGACACCATATGAGTTAATGTTGTCCGAATCGCAAGAACGGATGTTACTGTGTGTCAAAGCCGGCGCCGAAGCCGAAATTTATCATGTTTTTGAAAAATATGGCTTGTCAGCCGTTACGATTGGTCATGTGACTCCAGGCCATCAGTATCAACTATTCCAGCATGGTCAATTGGTGGCGGATGTTCCAGTAGATGCCTTGGCGACGCAAGCACCAGTTTATCAACGGGAGAAAAAAAGGCCGAGTCGTCTCAGTCAGGCCAGTCATCATCAATTTATGCCACGGATTGTCGATGCGACGGGGGCTTTAAAGAAACTGCTACAGCAACCCACGATTGCCTCAAAAAAAGCCATTTATGAAACATATGACTCACAGGTTCAAACGAATACGGTTGTTAAACCGGGGTCAGATGCTGGGGTTATTCGCATTCGACATACGGATAAAGCTTTAGCCGTCACGACTGATGTGAATGGGCGCTACCTGTATTTGAATCCACGTATTGGGGGCGAAATTGCCGTTGCTGAAGCTGCCCGCAACATTGTGGCTTCTGGTGGTCAGCCGCTTGGAATTACGGATTGCTTAAATTATGGTGATCCGACAAAGCCTGAACAATTTTATGATTTAGATGAATCGGTGCTGGGCATTGCTCGGGCTTGTCAGTTGTTTAATACCCCAGTGATTTCTGGCAATGTCTCATTAAATAATGAATCAAATGGCGCTGCCATCTATCCAACACCCATGATTGGAATGGTCGGGTTGATTAAACATCAACGTGATATTACGACGCAGGCCTTTAAACAAGCTGGTGACGCAGTTTATGTTTTAGGTCAGACTGGGGCTGATTTTAATGGGAGCGAGTTACAAAAAATGTTAACCGGTGAGATTGCGGGTGACCTCTTTGATTTTGACTTGGTTACGGAACATCAAAATCAACGCTTGATGTTACGAGCCATTCAAAAAGGATTGGTTGCTAGTGCGCATGATGTTTCCGAAGGGGGACTGATTACTGCAATTGCGGAGGCTTGCTTCGATAATGCGTTAGGGGTGCAATTGACGAGTACTATGCCGGCCGCTCACTTCTTTGCAGAAACGCAATCACGGTTTGTGATTTCGGTATCAGCTGATCAACAGGCTGAATTCGACAATTTAATGGGAAATTATGCCACTTATTTAGGACAGACTACGACGGCAGATCGATTATTAGTAGCCACCGCTGATCAGACGTTTGATTTACCCGTTAGTTTTGCTAAACGGCTATGGGAAGGAGCCTTACCGTGCCTACTGAAGTAA
- the purQ gene encoding phosphoribosylformylglycinamidine synthase subunit PurQ has translation MKFAVPVFPGSNCDQDMVNALRDSLSAEAELVSAATTDLAAYDAVVLPGGFSYGDYLRGGAIARFAPVMQAVKKLAAAGKPVLGVCNGFQILTEAGLLPGVLQANRSAKFICRTSELIIRNPDTQFTTAYDTTTIQLPIAHGEGNYYCDSTTLASLRAHHQIVFEYADNPNGSVANIAGIMNRQGNVLGLMPHPERAVEALLGSTDGLGLFKSLLEHYQEAQHA, from the coding sequence ATGAAATTTGCCGTACCAGTTTTTCCAGGTTCTAATTGTGATCAGGATATGGTTAATGCTTTACGGGATAGTTTATCGGCGGAAGCGGAGCTGGTATCAGCTGCAACGACTGATTTAGCCGCTTATGATGCGGTCGTCTTACCCGGTGGCTTTTCTTATGGCGATTACCTACGTGGGGGCGCAATTGCGCGCTTTGCGCCAGTGATGCAGGCTGTAAAAAAGCTCGCGGCGGCCGGCAAACCGGTTTTAGGTGTTTGCAATGGGTTTCAGATTTTAACGGAAGCGGGTCTATTGCCCGGCGTCTTGCAGGCGAATCGGTCGGCTAAGTTTATTTGTCGGACGAGTGAGCTCATTATCCGCAATCCTGATACGCAGTTTACAACGGCTTATGACACCACCACGATTCAATTGCCGATTGCACACGGTGAGGGCAATTATTATTGTGACTCGACGACATTAGCGTCGTTACGCGCGCATCATCAGATTGTCTTTGAGTATGCGGATAACCCGAATGGGAGTGTGGCTAACATTGCGGGCATTATGAATCGGCAGGGCAATGTTTTGGGTTTGATGCCACATCCTGAACGGGCAGTGGAAGCCTTACTCGGTTCGACGGATGGGTTAGGACTTTTCAAGTCATTACTTGAACATTATCAGGAGGCACAACATGCTTAA
- the purS gene encoding phosphoribosylformylglycinamidine synthase subunit PurS, whose protein sequence is MYLVKVYVTYKASILDPKGEAINDALHRLGYTNVTEVALGKYFEIKLQAGHRPVETEVDAMCDQLLANVNMETYRYEITEMEAE, encoded by the coding sequence ATGTACTTAGTTAAAGTCTATGTGACCTATAAAGCGTCAATTCTTGATCCTAAGGGTGAAGCAATTAACGATGCGCTCCATCGTCTTGGTTATACTAATGTGACTGAAGTGGCCTTAGGTAAATATTTTGAAATTAAGTTACAGGCGGGGCACCGACCAGTTGAAACCGAAGTGGATGCGATGTGTGATCAGTTATTAGCGAACGTTAATATGGAGACCTATCGTTATGAAATTACCGAGATGGAGGCTGAGTAG
- the purC gene encoding phosphoribosylaminoimidazolesuccinocarboxamide synthase: protein MAELVKGALLYTGKAKEMYATNDPDILWVEYLDQATALNGKRKVAVTEKGLLNNRIASLIFTDLKQHGIENHFIEQLSERVQLVRRVQMIPLETVVRNAASGSFERKFAVPHLTEFATPVLEFFYKSDRLDDPFINESQVAALDVASVAVVAEMKRQALLVNTRLQTIFKAMGIQLVDFKLEFGLTDQGKVLLADEISPDSCRLVDQQTQASLDKDVFRNNTGDLTTVYQEVLQRLTAVEGSQA from the coding sequence ATGGCAGAACTTGTAAAAGGTGCGTTGTTATATACCGGTAAGGCAAAGGAGATGTATGCGACCAATGATCCAGACATTTTATGGGTGGAATATTTAGATCAGGCGACCGCTTTAAATGGTAAGCGGAAAGTGGCCGTGACTGAAAAGGGGCTGCTGAACAATCGGATTGCTAGCTTGATTTTTACGGATTTGAAGCAGCATGGTATTGAAAATCATTTTATTGAACAGTTGTCAGAGCGAGTTCAATTAGTGCGGCGCGTCCAAATGATTCCCTTGGAAACGGTTGTTCGCAATGCGGCATCTGGTAGTTTTGAACGTAAATTTGCAGTGCCGCATCTAACCGAATTTGCGACCCCTGTTTTAGAGTTCTTCTATAAAAGTGATCGGTTAGATGATCCCTTTATTAATGAGTCACAAGTTGCGGCTTTAGATGTCGCTAGTGTGGCAGTTGTCGCTGAAATGAAGCGGCAAGCGTTGTTGGTTAATACGCGCTTGCAGACGATTTTTAAGGCAATGGGGATTCAACTCGTTGATTTTAAACTTGAATTTGGCCTTACTGATCAAGGCAAAGTCTTGTTGGCGGATGAAATCTCACCAGACAGTTGTCGATTAGTCGATCAGCAGACACAGGCTTCCTTAGATAAAGATGTTTTTCGCAATAATACCGGTGATTTAACCACGGTGTATCAAGAAGTGTTACAACGTCTAACCGCTGTTGAAGGGAGCCAAGCTTAA
- the purK gene encoding 5-(carboxyamino)imidazole ribonucleotide synthase has protein sequence MNSNSKQPILPPATIGIIGGGQLGQMMALSAKAMGYHVGVLDPTPQAPAAQVADFQITAAYDDQTALLALAKRSAVLTYEFENVDETALKAAQQYAALPQGTQLLHITGNRLNEKQFLHDHGIPVTPFAPVTDQKTLTYACQRVGMPAILKTVTGGYDGHGQADLNQADLTPAGLALLKQPCILEARQVFRLEVSMMVTRSAAGVVTTFPLVENRHQHHILHTTIAPANVDEKVHAGARKIAVSIAQALKLRGVLGIEFFVLPDDTLLVNELAPRPHNSGHYTIEACNISQFEAHIRSICGLPIPAIQQTQAAVMRNLLGADLTIARNNLITHPEWHFHDYGKADIRPQRKLGHITVLNNDIDQALASLQLLKGAQ, from the coding sequence GTGAACAGCAATTCTAAACAACCAATTTTACCGCCAGCAACAATCGGCATCATTGGCGGTGGCCAGCTTGGTCAGATGATGGCGTTAAGTGCTAAAGCAATGGGCTATCATGTCGGCGTACTGGATCCTACGCCGCAAGCGCCAGCTGCCCAAGTGGCTGATTTTCAAATCACGGCCGCCTATGATGATCAGACTGCTTTGTTAGCTTTAGCTAAACGTAGTGCTGTTTTAACTTATGAATTTGAAAATGTTGATGAAACGGCTTTAAAAGCTGCCCAACAGTATGCTGCCTTACCACAAGGTACACAACTCCTACACATTACTGGGAATCGGTTAAATGAAAAACAATTCTTACATGATCACGGTATTCCAGTGACTCCTTTTGCACCCGTAACGGACCAAAAAACATTGACTTATGCGTGTCAACGGGTCGGGATGCCCGCTATTTTGAAGACTGTCACGGGTGGTTATGATGGTCATGGGCAAGCCGATTTAAATCAAGCTGATTTAACGCCCGCCGGCTTAGCGTTATTAAAACAGCCTTGTATTCTAGAAGCCCGGCAAGTCTTTCGATTAGAGGTTTCGATGATGGTCACGCGCAGTGCGGCTGGTGTCGTAACGACCTTTCCTTTAGTTGAAAACCGCCACCAACATCATATTTTGCATACGACGATTGCTCCCGCTAATGTGGACGAAAAGGTGCATGCTGGTGCCCGCAAAATTGCGGTTTCAATTGCACAAGCCTTGAAGTTACGGGGGGTTTTAGGTATCGAATTCTTCGTTTTACCAGATGATACATTACTAGTGAATGAATTAGCGCCACGCCCGCATAATTCTGGGCATTACACGATTGAGGCCTGTAATATTTCACAATTTGAAGCCCATATTCGTAGTATTTGTGGGTTGCCCATTCCGGCAATCCAGCAAACTCAGGCGGCCGTGATGCGCAATTTACTAGGAGCGGATTTAACGATTGCGCGTAACAATTTAATAACCCATCCGGAATGGCACTTTCACGACTATGGTAAAGCAGATATTCGACCTCAACGAAAGCTGGGCCACATTACCGTCTTAAATAATGATATTGATCAAGCGTTAGCGTCATTGCAACTACTGAAGGGAGCACAATAA
- the purE gene encoding 5-(carboxyamino)imidazole ribonucleotide mutase, protein MAKVGLVMGSISDWPVMQLTANQLTALGISYERHVISAHRMPATLQTYGEQAADRGLQVIIAGAGGAAHLPGMLAANTVLPVIGVPIKTRALNGVDSLLSIVQMPAGIPVATMAIGEAGAKNAALMAAQILGLTTPTVQQAVIAFRQRQRQEAEASEQQF, encoded by the coding sequence ATGGCGAAGGTTGGTTTAGTAATGGGATCGATTTCGGATTGGCCGGTCATGCAGTTGACGGCTAACCAGTTAACAGCGTTGGGAATTTCCTACGAGCGACATGTTATTTCAGCTCATCGGATGCCGGCAACCCTGCAAACTTACGGTGAACAGGCTGCTGATCGCGGGCTACAGGTCATTATTGCGGGCGCAGGTGGTGCCGCTCACTTACCGGGCATGCTCGCGGCTAATACCGTTTTGCCAGTGATTGGGGTGCCGATTAAGACGCGGGCTTTGAATGGCGTAGACTCGTTACTGTCAATTGTGCAAATGCCGGCGGGGATTCCGGTCGCCACGATGGCGATTGGCGAAGCCGGTGCGAAAAATGCTGCACTAATGGCAGCCCAGATTCTAGGCTTAACGACCCCAACAGTGCAACAAGCAGTTATCGCCTTTCGCCAGCGACAACGTCAGGAGGCAGAAGCTAGTGAACAGCAATTCTAA
- a CDS encoding NADPH-dependent oxidoreductase codes for MKLVGIAGSVADQSYNRTLLKFMANHFSDMVDLELLDIQDIPMFNQSDDQTNSEAIQYLSRKIKQADGVIIATPEHNHTITASLKSVIEWLSFKIHPLSGKPVMIVGASYYDQGSSRAQLNLRQILEAPGVDATVMPGNEFLLGEVKTAFDDQNNLKDPKTVGFLKTTLTKFVTFVGVINQMNAKVDADDWQSEDLNATGHVATTIDGVDMHAADWVEQAAKKTGAAEGQDYVKLDRGVLTVDQLNYFLNSMPMELTFADANNQFIYYNHNADAADMLAARTPAQAGNPMADCHPKRAIPHVQQVIHMLRTGQTKLFKLPVPGNGPEKYIMHYYQAMHDQQGDYQGINEFVLDLMPIVKYYLEHTGQVLAKDLTAKADAVTGASAKTATPKPDSVTGASADSEPNPVPTTPVVDSISGASANE; via the coding sequence ATGAAGTTAGTTGGAATTGCGGGTTCAGTAGCCGACCAGTCTTATAACCGGACGCTTTTAAAATTTATGGCGAATCATTTTAGTGACATGGTTGACTTAGAGTTGTTAGATATTCAAGACATTCCGATGTTTAATCAGAGTGATGATCAAACCAATAGTGAAGCAATTCAATATCTAAGTCGTAAAATCAAACAAGCTGATGGGGTGATTATCGCCACACCAGAACATAATCATACGATTACGGCGAGCTTAAAAAGTGTGATTGAATGGCTTTCGTTTAAGATTCATCCTTTATCTGGCAAGCCAGTGATGATTGTTGGCGCGTCATACTATGATCAAGGGTCATCGCGGGCGCAGCTCAATTTACGACAAATCTTAGAAGCACCGGGGGTTGACGCAACGGTTATGCCCGGCAATGAATTTTTATTAGGTGAAGTTAAGACGGCGTTTGATGATCAAAATAACTTAAAAGATCCTAAAACGGTCGGGTTCTTAAAAACAACCCTAACTAAATTCGTGACGTTTGTCGGTGTGATTAATCAAATGAATGCCAAAGTTGACGCTGACGACTGGCAGTCAGAAGACTTGAACGCGACCGGGCATGTGGCAACCACGATTGATGGGGTGGATATGCACGCCGCTGATTGGGTTGAACAAGCTGCTAAAAAGACGGGCGCGGCTGAAGGTCAGGATTATGTGAAGTTGGATCGTGGTGTTCTAACCGTTGATCAATTGAATTATTTCTTGAATTCAATGCCAATGGAATTGACGTTTGCGGATGCAAATAACCAATTTATTTATTATAATCACAATGCGGACGCGGCTGATATGTTGGCTGCCCGAACGCCAGCCCAGGCGGGAAACCCGATGGCCGATTGTCATCCTAAACGGGCTATTCCCCATGTTCAACAAGTCATTCATATGTTACGGACTGGGCAGACTAAGTTATTCAAGTTGCCAGTGCCTGGCAATGGTCCCGAAAAATACATCATGCATTATTATCAGGCGATGCATGATCAGCAAGGTGACTATCAAGGGATTAATGAGTTTGTGCTTGATTTAATGCCAATTGTTAAGTATTATCTCGAACATACTGGGCAAGTCTTAGCCAAGGATCTAACGGCGAAGGCCGATGCCGTCACCGGCGCTTCAGCGAAAACGGCAACACCTAAACCAGATAGTGTGACGGGGGCTTCCGCTGATTCAGAACCAAATCCAGTACCAACGACACCAGTAGTGGACAGTATTTCAGGTGCTTCAGCGAACGAATAA
- a CDS encoding NADPH-dependent FMN reductase yields MQKFIAIAGTNSDQSTNRQLLQFMQTHFADQAQLDLVEIKALPIFNKPADKQVPAAVKAIAAQIDQADGVIISTPEYDHAAPAVLMNALEWLSYHIHPFVDKPVMIIGASYGSLGTSRAQAHLRQILDSPELRARIMPSSEFLLGHSLQAFDDQGQLIDQQKLAKLTGLLADFQTFVTITTQLKHANAANQQEVRDLDWDNL; encoded by the coding sequence ATGCAAAAATTTATCGCAATCGCTGGGACGAATTCGGATCAGTCAACTAATCGCCAGCTATTACAGTTTATGCAGACTCATTTTGCCGACCAGGCGCAGTTAGACTTGGTTGAGATTAAGGCGTTACCGATATTCAACAAACCAGCGGATAAACAAGTTCCGGCAGCAGTTAAAGCCATTGCTGCCCAAATTGATCAAGCCGATGGCGTTATCATTAGTACGCCCGAATATGATCACGCGGCACCGGCCGTTTTAATGAATGCTTTGGAATGGTTATCGTATCATATCCATCCGTTTGTCGATAAACCAGTCATGATTATTGGGGCGTCCTACGGGTCATTAGGGACTTCCAGAGCCCAAGCTCACTTGCGACAGATTCTGGATTCACCCGAACTACGAGCGCGCATTATGCCCAGTTCAGAATTCTTATTAGGCCATTCGTTACAGGCATTTGATGACCAGGGACAATTAATCGATCAGCAAAAGTTAGCTAAGTTAACGGGATTATTAGCTGATTTTCAAACGTTTGTGACCATCACGACCCAATTAAAGCATGCCAATGCGGCAAACCAGCAAGAAGTTCGTGATCTTGACTGGGATAATTTATAG
- a CDS encoding tyrosine-protein phosphatase, producing MEKQRVLPIQQGFNFRELGGYQTKDGHTVKWQKLLRSGGLDSLTQTDLAYLDQYGVRYDIDFRSPKEVLDSPDRVPGQAKYQYAPVFNVDETKNSDGTDKMTANLETHPDSGYRHMLKVYRMIANEAHAKYEYRRFFDSLLANDQPDDVLLFHCTAGKDRTGMGAVYLLSALGVDQATIRQDYLLTNTASADRITSAVQAATNQGASAATIASIKALWSVNEDYLDTALAEIKRQSGNVEHYLRTELNLTKQEMSDLRKIYLN from the coding sequence ATGGAAAAACAGCGGGTATTACCAATACAGCAAGGATTTAATTTCCGAGAATTAGGGGGGTATCAGACTAAAGATGGGCATACCGTGAAGTGGCAAAAATTACTGCGAAGCGGTGGCCTAGATAGCTTGACTCAAACTGACTTAGCTTACTTAGATCAATATGGTGTCCGTTATGATATTGATTTTCGGTCACCAAAAGAAGTTTTGGATAGTCCCGACCGGGTCCCTGGTCAGGCCAAGTATCAGTATGCGCCAGTTTTTAATGTAGATGAAACTAAAAATTCGGATGGGACGGATAAAATGACTGCTAATTTGGAAACTCATCCGGATAGTGGCTATCGGCACATGCTGAAAGTCTATCGGATGATTGCCAATGAAGCGCATGCGAAATATGAATATCGGCGTTTCTTTGATAGTTTATTAGCCAATGACCAGCCCGACGATGTTTTATTATTCCATTGTACAGCTGGTAAGGATCGTACTGGGATGGGGGCAGTTTATTTGTTAAGCGCCCTGGGTGTGGACCAAGCAACGATTCGGCAGGATTATTTATTAACTAATACTGCTTCGGCGGATCGCATTACGAGTGCTGTGCAAGCGGCCACTAATCAAGGCGCCTCGGCAGCAACGATTGCCAGCATTAAAGCGCTCTGGTCTGTGAATGAAGATTATTTAGATACGGCATTAGCTGAAATTAAACGGCAATCGGGTAATGTCGAACATTATTTACGGACTGAATTGAACTTAACTAAACAAGAAATGTCAGATTTAAGGAAAATCTATTTAAATTAA
- a CDS encoding carbonic anhydrase family protein produces the protein MTSNIQPTGWQPVAGNHQSPLDLVTTNAVSSQLSAISWRRLYQAKSRLADTTTLKVAGSGAAYLNDRDFAFQQLHFHIPAEHLIDGQAAPIEWHLVHQSATGQLAVVAIFGRIGKPNASFQALLDQATTTGDDDFATPIDLTELLPDTGTVYHYLGSLTTPPFTETVEWYVCSDAVMLGVDQLAAYQAQFATNQRAVQPLNERPIIAERF, from the coding sequence ATGACATCAAATATACAACCAACTGGCTGGCAACCAGTCGCTGGTAACCATCAATCACCACTCGATTTAGTCACGACCAATGCGGTCAGCTCACAGCTTTCAGCAATTAGTTGGCGACGCTTGTACCAAGCCAAATCTCGGCTAGCCGATACAACGACCCTGAAAGTTGCTGGCAGCGGTGCGGCTTATTTAAACGATCGTGATTTTGCTTTTCAACAATTACATTTTCATATTCCAGCCGAACACTTAATTGACGGTCAAGCCGCACCAATTGAATGGCACCTCGTTCATCAAAGCGCCACTGGTCAGCTGGCCGTTGTCGCCATCTTTGGCCGGATTGGCAAACCCAATGCCAGCTTTCAAGCCCTGCTAGATCAGGCCACTACGACTGGCGATGACGACTTTGCCACCCCGATTGATTTAACTGAATTATTACCTGATACCGGTACGGTTTATCACTATCTTGGCTCATTAACAACGCCCCCATTCACGGAAACCGTTGAATGGTATGTCTGTAGTGATGCCGTAATGTTGGGCGTCGACCAATTAGCCGCCTACCAAGCACAATTTGCCACTAACCAACGAGCCGTCCAACCCTTGAACGAGCGACCAATCATTGCCGAACGATTTTAA